The following proteins are encoded in a genomic region of Falsibacillus pallidus:
- a CDS encoding tetraprenyl-beta-curcumene synthase family protein: MSIPSQPFSLMNQVYRKVFPIVHRELAIWKDKAEAIPNTELRNQALASIEHKTFHCEGGSIMALLAMQEREKAIKFIVAYQTISDYLDNLCDRSTSLDPDDFAALHESMRDALTVGEPVKNYYRLRQDQDDNGYLASLVRTCQDVLSEISPYADIKKYLLELCQYYCDLQIHKHVRVEEREGRLQKWFDGYKSQLPDMGWHEFSACSGSTLGIFCLVSYALRSDFQTEYAEIIRNGYFPYIQGLHILLDYFIDQEEDRDGGDLNFCFYYENDEKLLERLKHFVAQADKYTEKLPHQKFHKLINRGLLGVYLSDDKVHEQKHIQTIAKKIMKAGGAISYFFYWNGRMYRKVQKAIPAGLAKTLAK, translated from the coding sequence ATGTCAATTCCTTCTCAGCCTTTTTCATTGATGAATCAGGTATACCGAAAAGTTTTTCCGATTGTTCACAGGGAACTTGCCATCTGGAAGGATAAGGCGGAAGCCATACCAAATACAGAATTGCGAAATCAGGCGCTTGCCAGCATTGAACATAAAACCTTTCATTGTGAAGGCGGATCAATCATGGCTTTGCTTGCCATGCAAGAAAGAGAAAAAGCGATCAAATTCATCGTGGCTTATCAAACCATCAGCGACTACCTGGACAATTTATGTGACCGAAGCACATCATTGGACCCGGATGATTTTGCAGCCCTTCATGAATCCATGAGGGATGCCTTGACGGTGGGAGAACCCGTGAAAAATTACTACAGGCTTCGTCAAGACCAGGATGATAATGGGTACTTGGCATCCTTGGTGAGGACCTGCCAGGATGTATTAAGTGAGATCAGCCCATATGCTGATATAAAAAAATATCTTCTAGAACTTTGCCAATACTACTGTGATCTGCAGATACATAAACATGTGAGGGTCGAAGAACGTGAAGGCCGTCTGCAAAAATGGTTTGACGGATACAAGAGCCAGCTTCCGGATATGGGCTGGCACGAATTTTCAGCTTGTTCAGGATCGACTCTGGGGATTTTTTGCTTAGTTTCATATGCTCTAAGAAGCGATTTTCAGACAGAGTATGCTGAGATCATCCGAAATGGCTATTTTCCTTATATTCAAGGACTGCACATTCTGCTTGATTATTTTATCGATCAGGAGGAAGACCGCGATGGAGGAGACCTTAATTTCTGTTTTTACTACGAAAATGATGAAAAATTGCTGGAACGCTTGAAGCATTTTGTGGCGCAGGCGGATAAATATACCGAGAAGCTGCCGCATCAGAAATTTCACAAGCTCATCAATCGCGGATTGCTCGGTGTCTATCTATCCGATGACAAAGTCCATGAGCAGAAGCATATTCAGACAATTGCCAAGAAAATCATGAAAGCCGGGGGAGCGATCAGCTACTTTTTCTATTGGAATGGCCGGATGTATCGTAAAGTTCAAAAGGCGATCCCGGCAGGTCTGGCAAAAACATTAGCGAAATAA
- a CDS encoding MDR family MFS transporter, producing the protein MPKQLWLLVIGMMVNVTGSSFLWPLNTIYIHDQLGKSLSTAGLVLMLNSAASVIGNLMGGTMFDKKGGYRTILAGLSITILALFGLTLMHSWIPYILFLALVGFGSGMIFPAMFAMGGAVWPEGGRKAFNAIYVAQNAGVAIGSALGGLVASYSFSYIFIANLLMYGIFLMIAVLGYRNINVEGIRQSSILSENSRIKNKNQFKALLILCSGYLLCWITYVQWQSTIASYTQQLHIPLKSYSLLWTINGALIVLGQPIVGVIVKKVLPSTKKQIMLGITIFMVSFVVVGFAHQFSGFLIAMIILTIGEMFVWPAVPTIANKLAPKGREGFYQGVVNSTATGGRMLGPLIGGIMADGFDMKTLFMVLIGLLVIAFLITTVFDKIFKADSNVTKAVAS; encoded by the coding sequence ATGCCTAAACAACTTTGGTTATTGGTCATCGGGATGATGGTGAATGTCACTGGTTCTTCCTTTCTCTGGCCATTAAATACAATCTATATACATGATCAATTAGGGAAATCCCTTTCCACAGCAGGTCTCGTTCTCATGCTGAACTCTGCTGCCAGCGTCATCGGCAACTTGATGGGCGGCACGATGTTTGATAAAAAAGGCGGATACAGGACCATTCTTGCAGGCTTATCCATTACGATTCTGGCTTTGTTTGGCTTGACGCTGATGCACAGCTGGATTCCATATATCCTGTTCCTTGCATTGGTTGGTTTCGGTTCGGGGATGATTTTCCCTGCGATGTTCGCTATGGGGGGCGCTGTATGGCCTGAAGGTGGCAGAAAGGCATTCAATGCCATATATGTTGCGCAGAATGCAGGGGTGGCGATAGGGTCTGCTCTTGGAGGACTTGTGGCATCCTATTCCTTTAGCTACATATTCATCGCAAATCTTTTGATGTATGGAATCTTTTTAATGATTGCGGTCCTCGGATACCGTAATATTAATGTCGAAGGGATCAGGCAATCTTCCATATTGTCAGAGAACAGCCGAATCAAAAATAAAAATCAATTTAAAGCCCTGCTAATTCTCTGTTCAGGGTATCTGCTATGCTGGATCACCTATGTGCAATGGCAGTCAACGATTGCCTCCTACACACAGCAGCTTCATATTCCATTGAAGTCCTACAGCCTGTTATGGACCATCAATGGTGCACTAATTGTCCTGGGGCAGCCGATTGTAGGCGTGATTGTCAAAAAAGTCCTTCCAAGCACGAAAAAACAAATTATGCTTGGAATTACAATATTTATGGTTTCCTTTGTCGTAGTAGGATTTGCTCATCAATTTTCCGGTTTCTTGATTGCCATGATCATCTTGACCATCGGAGAAATGTTCGTTTGGCCGGCTGTTCCCACTATCGCGAACAAACTGGCTCCTAAAGGGCGGGAAGGCTTTTATCAAGGTGTGGTCAACAGCACTGCTACAGGCGGAAGGATGCTTGGACCTCTCATCGGCGGCATCATGGCGGATGGGTTCGATATGAAAACATTATTCATGGTGCTGATCGGACTCCTGGTCATCGCATTCCTTATAACAACTGTTTTTGACAAAATCTTCAAAGCAGATTCAAATGTTACTAAAGCTGTGGCATCCTAA
- a CDS encoding glycogen biosynthesis protein GlgD, translated as MKKKSKRNNPEQKTRNGVNNQDVELGKDYDPVKESKKRYEKKGQPIKSKQHIENPD; from the coding sequence ATGAAGAAAAAATCAAAGCGAAATAATCCGGAACAAAAGACCCGTAATGGAGTCAACAATCAGGATGTAGAGTTAGGGAAAGATTACGATCCTGTGAAAGAATCAAAAAAACGGTATGAAAAAAAGGGACAGCCTATAAAATCCAAACAGCACATCGAAAATCCGGACTGA
- a CDS encoding LLM class flavin-dependent oxidoreductase has protein sequence MSIKLSILDQSPVSEGMTAEEALKNTVKLAQHAENLGYERFWVSEHHDTRTLAGSSPEVLISHIAAKTEKIRVGSGGVMLPHYSAYKVAENFRVLEGLSPNRIDLGLGRAPGGMPRASIALQDGNYRDIDRYPEQIDDLLHYLNDSHPADSRLHGLKASPLIQTVPDVWLLGSSASSARLAAAKGLPYTFAQFINGEGGENYTRIYRDNFKPSNHLKEPKNMVAVFAICGETQLEAERMASSLDLSLLMIEQGMSSTGTPSPEKAAAYQYSPYELARIKENRRRMIVGTPEEMKRKLEEISAAYGTDQIMVVSIMYSFEDKMKSFRLISEAVNS, from the coding sequence ATGTCCATCAAATTAAGCATCCTTGATCAATCCCCGGTATCAGAGGGAATGACTGCTGAGGAAGCGTTAAAAAATACAGTAAAGCTGGCGCAGCATGCAGAAAATTTAGGCTATGAGCGATTTTGGGTATCTGAACACCACGATACACGGACGCTTGCGGGATCTAGTCCTGAAGTGCTCATTTCACATATTGCTGCCAAAACAGAAAAGATTCGGGTAGGTTCCGGTGGAGTGATGCTGCCCCATTACAGCGCATATAAAGTAGCTGAGAACTTCCGGGTCTTGGAAGGTCTATCCCCGAACCGGATCGACTTGGGGCTGGGCAGAGCTCCTGGGGGCATGCCGAGGGCTTCGATTGCCCTTCAGGATGGGAATTACCGTGACATTGACCGATATCCAGAGCAAATAGATGATTTGCTCCATTACCTGAACGATTCCCATCCTGCGGATAGCCGTCTCCACGGTTTGAAAGCAAGTCCGCTTATTCAAACTGTTCCTGATGTATGGCTTTTAGGTTCAAGTGCATCCAGCGCAAGACTTGCTGCTGCGAAGGGGCTTCCCTATACATTTGCCCAATTCATCAATGGGGAAGGCGGGGAAAACTATACAAGGATCTACCGCGATAACTTTAAACCATCCAATCATTTGAAGGAACCGAAGAATATGGTTGCCGTATTTGCCATTTGCGGGGAAACACAACTGGAAGCAGAAAGAATGGCTTCAAGCCTGGATCTTTCACTTTTGATGATTGAACAAGGCATGTCATCAACCGGGACACCGAGCCCTGAGAAAGCGGCAGCTTATCAATACAGCCCATATGAACTAGCAAGGATCAAAGAAAATCGGAGAAGGATGATTGTCGGTACTCCTGAAGAAATGAAGAGAAAACTGGAAGAAATAAGTGCTGCCTACGGAACAGATCAAATCATGGTCGTTTCCATCATGTACAGCTTCGAAGACAAAATGAAGTCGTTCCGGTTAATTTCAGAAGCAGTAAACAGCTGA
- a CDS encoding TIGR01212 family radical SAM protein (This family includes YhcC from E. coli K-12, an uncharacterized radical SAM protein.) — MNQTNPFIYASDDKRYHTWNFHLRSHFGHKVFKVALDGGFDCPNRDGTVAHGGCTFCSAAGSGDFAGNRADSLEKQFLDIKGRMHQKWKDGKYMAYFQAFTNTHAPVDVLREKYETVLQQEDVVGISIATRPDCLPDDVVEYLAELNERTYLWVELGLQTVHEKTAELINRAHDFACYKEGVEKLRKHGIRVCSHIINGLPEEDNEMMMETARAVSQLDVQGIKIHLLHLLKGTPMVKQYEKGMLQFLSFDDYVSLVVDQLEILPPEMIVHRITGDGPIDLMIGPMWSVNKWSVLNAIDAELKKRDSWQGKFYKERTMELRS, encoded by the coding sequence TTGAATCAGACGAACCCTTTTATATATGCAAGCGATGATAAACGATACCATACATGGAATTTTCATTTACGCAGCCATTTTGGGCATAAGGTATTCAAAGTGGCCCTGGATGGCGGCTTTGACTGCCCAAACCGGGATGGCACCGTTGCCCACGGCGGCTGTACATTCTGCAGTGCTGCAGGCTCTGGGGATTTTGCCGGAAATCGGGCAGATTCCTTAGAAAAGCAATTTTTGGACATTAAAGGACGTATGCATCAGAAGTGGAAGGACGGAAAGTATATGGCTTACTTTCAAGCTTTCACCAATACCCATGCCCCTGTCGATGTTCTTCGTGAAAAATATGAGACAGTACTACAGCAGGAGGATGTTGTGGGAATTTCTATTGCAACAAGACCTGACTGCCTGCCGGATGATGTTGTCGAATACTTGGCTGAGTTGAATGAACGGACCTATCTTTGGGTGGAGCTCGGACTTCAGACAGTCCATGAAAAGACGGCAGAATTAATCAACAGGGCCCATGATTTTGCCTGCTATAAGGAAGGGGTCGAGAAACTGCGTAAACATGGCATACGTGTTTGTTCACATATTATCAACGGTCTTCCGGAAGAGGATAATGAAATGATGATGGAAACAGCCCGAGCGGTTTCCCAATTGGATGTACAGGGAATCAAGATCCATCTTCTTCATCTCCTTAAGGGGACTCCTATGGTCAAACAATATGAGAAAGGAATGCTTCAATTCCTGTCATTTGACGATTATGTCAGCCTTGTCGTTGACCAGCTGGAGATTTTGCCGCCTGAAATGATCGTTCATCGGATCACAGGGGACGGTCCGATCGATTTGATGATCGGACCAATGTGGAGCGTCAATAAATGGTCAGTATTAAATGCCATTGATGCTGAACTTAAAAAGCGGGACAGCTGGCAAGGAAAATTTTATAAAGAAAGAACAATGGAGCTGAGATCATGA
- the leuS gene encoding leucine--tRNA ligase: MSFDHLSIEKKWQKYWEDNHTFKTTEDKGKSNFYSLDMFPYPSGAGLHVGHPEGYTATDILSRFKRMQGYNVLHPMGWDAFGLPAEQYALDTGNDPADFTQQNINTFKRQIKSLGFSYDWDREVNTTDPEYYKWTQWIFLKLYEKGLAYIDEVAVNWCPALGTVLANEEVIDGKSERGGHPVERRPMKQWMLKITAYADRLIEDLDELDWPESLKDMQRNWIGRSEGAEVTFAVDGKDESFTVFTTRPDTLFGATYAVLAPEHPLVQVITADAQKEAVEQYLDQIKAKSDLERTDLAKDKTGVFTGAYAINPANGEKMPIWIADYVLMSYGTGSIMAVPAHDERDYEFARKFELPIKEVVAGGNVEKEAYTGDGEHVNSEFLDGMGKEEAIAAMIKWLEEKGIGTKKVTYRLRDWLFSRQRYWGEPIPIIHWEDGTMSAAPEEELPIMLPVTDNIKPSGTGESPLANIADWVNVVDPETGKKGRRETNTMPQWAGSCWYYLRYIDPKNSEVLADPEKLKQWLPVDIYIGGAEHAVLHLLYARFWHKFLYDIGVVPTKEPFQKLFNQGMILGENNEKMSKSKGNVVNPDHIVESHGADTLRLYEMFMGPLEASIAWSTNGLDGARRFLDRIWRLLVEENGDISSKVQDVEAAELEKTYHQTVKKVSEDYEGLRFNTAISQMMVFINEAYKAEVLPKSFVEGFVKMLSPIAPHVAEELWAKLGHSDSITYAEWPVFDESKLVDNEVEIVLQVNGKVKAKRMVAKDITREELEELAKTDDQLKEHIEGKTIRKIIAVPGKLVNVVAN; this comes from the coding sequence ATGAGTTTCGATCATCTTTCGATTGAAAAGAAATGGCAGAAGTATTGGGAAGACAATCATACGTTTAAGACAACAGAAGACAAAGGGAAATCCAACTTCTATTCATTGGATATGTTCCCTTATCCATCAGGGGCAGGACTTCATGTAGGCCATCCTGAAGGCTATACAGCGACTGACATCCTTTCCAGGTTCAAACGTATGCAAGGATATAATGTCCTTCACCCGATGGGATGGGATGCTTTTGGCCTCCCTGCAGAGCAGTATGCACTTGATACAGGGAATGACCCTGCAGATTTCACTCAGCAAAATATCAACACATTCAAAAGACAGATCAAATCATTGGGCTTCTCCTACGATTGGGATCGGGAAGTCAATACAACAGATCCTGAGTATTACAAATGGACACAATGGATCTTCTTGAAGCTTTATGAAAAAGGTTTGGCCTATATTGATGAAGTGGCAGTCAACTGGTGTCCTGCACTTGGAACAGTGCTTGCCAATGAAGAAGTCATCGATGGAAAGAGCGAACGTGGAGGACATCCGGTCGAACGCCGTCCAATGAAACAATGGATGTTGAAAATCACTGCGTATGCAGACCGTTTGATTGAGGACCTTGATGAATTGGATTGGCCAGAGAGCTTGAAGGATATGCAGCGCAACTGGATCGGACGTTCAGAGGGAGCAGAAGTTACGTTTGCAGTAGACGGGAAAGATGAATCATTCACCGTATTCACCACCCGCCCGGATACATTGTTCGGTGCTACGTATGCCGTCCTTGCACCGGAGCATCCGCTTGTTCAGGTCATTACTGCAGATGCACAGAAAGAAGCAGTTGAACAATATCTTGATCAAATCAAAGCTAAATCCGATCTAGAGCGGACAGATCTTGCAAAAGATAAAACAGGCGTCTTCACTGGAGCCTATGCAATCAATCCGGCCAATGGCGAAAAGATGCCGATCTGGATTGCGGATTATGTATTGATGAGCTATGGAACTGGCTCCATCATGGCGGTTCCTGCCCATGATGAGAGAGACTATGAATTTGCCCGCAAATTCGAATTGCCGATCAAGGAAGTTGTTGCGGGAGGAAATGTCGAGAAAGAAGCATATACCGGCGACGGAGAGCATGTGAATTCCGAATTCCTTGATGGCATGGGGAAAGAAGAAGCGATTGCTGCCATGATCAAGTGGCTTGAAGAAAAAGGCATCGGGACAAAGAAAGTCACGTACCGCCTTCGCGATTGGCTGTTCAGCCGCCAACGCTATTGGGGAGAGCCGATTCCAATCATTCATTGGGAAGACGGCACAATGTCAGCTGCGCCTGAAGAAGAGCTTCCAATCATGCTTCCAGTGACTGACAACATCAAACCATCCGGAACTGGGGAATCTCCTCTTGCCAATATTGCGGACTGGGTGAACGTTGTTGATCCAGAAACAGGCAAAAAAGGAAGAAGAGAAACGAACACTATGCCACAATGGGCTGGAAGCTGCTGGTACTACCTTCGCTATATTGATCCTAAGAACAGTGAAGTGCTTGCAGATCCGGAAAAATTGAAGCAATGGCTGCCAGTCGATATCTATATCGGCGGTGCAGAGCATGCCGTCCTTCATTTGCTATATGCTCGTTTCTGGCATAAATTCTTGTACGACATCGGCGTTGTCCCGACAAAAGAACCATTCCAAAAACTATTCAACCAAGGGATGATTCTAGGGGAAAACAATGAAAAAATGAGTAAATCAAAAGGGAATGTCGTCAATCCCGATCATATCGTCGAAAGCCATGGTGCTGATACATTGAGGCTTTATGAAATGTTCATGGGACCATTGGAAGCATCCATCGCATGGTCTACAAATGGACTTGATGGAGCACGCAGGTTCCTTGACCGCATCTGGAGACTCCTTGTAGAAGAGAACGGAGATATCTCAAGCAAGGTGCAGGATGTTGAGGCTGCTGAACTTGAAAAGACTTATCATCAAACGGTGAAAAAAGTATCTGAGGACTATGAGGGGCTTCGCTTCAATACAGCCATTTCACAAATGATGGTATTCATCAATGAGGCCTATAAAGCAGAAGTTCTTCCGAAGTCTTTTGTGGAAGGATTTGTGAAGATGCTTTCCCCGATTGCTCCTCACGTCGCTGAAGAGCTTTGGGCAAAACTTGGCCATTCCGACAGCATCACATATGCTGAATGGCCAGTATTCGACGAATCGAAATTGGTGGACAATGAAGTGGAAATTGTCCTTCAAGTGAATGGAAAAGTAAAAGCAAAGAGAATGGTAGCGAAAGATATTACGCGTGAAGAGTTAGAGGAATTGGCAAAGACGGATGATCAGCTGAAAGAACACATAGAAGGTAAGACCATCCGAAAAATCATTGCTGTCCCAGGAAAACTTGTCAACGTAGTCGCCAACTGA
- a CDS encoding YtzC family protein has protein sequence MTTRDSMDQFMQQCEDTIRNAQEHMVSGSKQGHYHDVEYSEAMGQLESAYNELTHLAQSANAQQREMLHRKRLQLQQLQNQMILLNHDR, from the coding sequence ATGACCACAAGAGACTCAATGGATCAATTTATGCAGCAGTGCGAGGATACGATCCGAAATGCGCAGGAACACATGGTTTCCGGAAGTAAACAAGGCCACTATCACGATGTGGAATATTCAGAAGCAATGGGGCAGCTGGAGTCTGCATACAATGAATTGACTCATTTGGCTCAAAGTGCAAATGCCCAGCAGCGGGAAATGCTCCACAGAAAGAGGCTTCAGCTACAGCAGCTGCAAAATCAAATGATTCTCTTGAATCATGACCGTTAA
- a CDS encoding class I SAM-dependent methyltransferase: MKLERVLPFARALLQQAVAEGDIAVDATIGNGHDTLFLSQLVGENGRVYGFDVQESAILATREKLEEHQLVHRVTLFQKGHEHVMNSLPPVHHGRIAGAVFNLGYLPGGDKTIVTRPRTTISAIDQLISMLKPEGIIVLVIYHGHREGAVERDYLLRYVKELDQNDVHVLEYKFLNQQNNPPFIIAIEKR; this comes from the coding sequence ATGAAATTAGAAAGGGTCCTTCCATTTGCCAGAGCTTTGCTGCAGCAGGCTGTGGCTGAAGGAGATATTGCCGTTGATGCCACTATCGGCAATGGACATGATACATTATTTTTATCCCAATTAGTGGGGGAGAACGGCAGAGTATATGGATTTGATGTTCAAGAGAGTGCCATTCTCGCTACAAGGGAAAAACTTGAGGAGCACCAGCTTGTGCATCGTGTGACATTATTCCAAAAAGGGCATGAACACGTGATGAATTCCCTTCCCCCTGTCCACCATGGCAGGATTGCAGGTGCAGTCTTTAACTTAGGCTATCTTCCAGGCGGAGATAAGACTATCGTTACAAGACCGCGAACAACTATCAGCGCCATTGATCAGCTGATCAGCATGTTAAAGCCTGAAGGAATCATTGTATTAGTCATCTATCACGGACATCGGGAAGGTGCTGTTGAACGCGACTACCTTTTGCGATATGTCAAAGAGCTGGATCAAAATGACGTACATGTGCTGGAATATAAGTTTCTCAACCAGCAGAATAATCCACCATTCATCATCGCGATAGAAAAAAGGTAA
- a CDS encoding immune inhibitor A domain-containing protein, which produces MKAKKVLSMAMVAALSLGAFALPGSSYGKQAEVKTAAAQSASSDYSNGGPVDLAVANQDKLIEMLKKDGVISKNATAEEAEKAVNKFLQKKAKSVQLNGTTDGELKKDQEKVKDKAKENLKKHKGITQGKGTKKGHTKDKVDNVKEEKFNGSERKDKVLVLMVEYPDFPHNNIGPDESDMYYKDYTQQHYQDMIFGDDGYTGPDGQKFISVKQFYEQQSGGSYTIDGQVGGWYMAQHPAAYYGGNGASGSDANARGLVKEALAAAAKDPNVNLADYDQEDRYDLDGDGNLREPDGLVDHLMVIHSSVGEEAGGGQLGEDAIWSHRWNLGNPSPIEGTTANVPYWGGSMAAYDYTIEPADGAAGVFAHEYGHDLGLPDEYDTQYTGAGEAIGYWSIMASGSWSGDVPGTEPSGFSAWSKEFLQAAHGGNWLKAAEVNLEDLDKNGMEALLDQANTKGTNLDALRVNLPKKETVVNTPYSGDNEYFSGSGNNLDNSLTFDLDLTNGTSAALNFKTWYQIEKDWDYASVQVREKGTKDWATVAGNITTTADPNGQNPGEGITGSSDGWVDAQFDLSAFAGKNMEVKLNYLTDVAAAEPGFYVDDLSATVDGQVVLADNADGDQAVALDGFAKNNGIKLTDHYYLLEWRNHQGVDTGLAHLRRGNSLMEYDPGLVVWYVDENYDDNWTGVHPGDGFLGVVDADQHALSWSDKTVASTRYQIHDAAFNISKADKMFLDYTDLLGITMKDNQTKENPLFDDSNNYSNKALPDAGRNVPDYGLKIRVVGESSDQSVGKVLIYK; this is translated from the coding sequence TTGAAAGCAAAAAAAGTTCTTTCAATGGCCATGGTGGCAGCCCTAAGTCTAGGGGCATTCGCGCTGCCAGGCAGCAGCTACGGCAAGCAGGCAGAGGTTAAGACGGCAGCAGCACAATCAGCCAGCTCAGATTATTCAAATGGCGGTCCGGTGGATTTGGCGGTTGCCAATCAGGACAAGCTGATTGAAATGCTGAAAAAGGATGGAGTCATTTCCAAAAATGCTACAGCTGAAGAAGCTGAAAAGGCAGTGAATAAATTTCTTCAGAAGAAAGCAAAGAGTGTACAGCTGAATGGAACGACAGACGGTGAATTGAAAAAAGACCAAGAAAAAGTGAAAGATAAAGCAAAAGAAAACTTGAAGAAACATAAAGGGATCACCCAGGGAAAAGGAACTAAAAAAGGGCACACAAAAGACAAAGTGGATAATGTGAAAGAAGAAAAATTCAACGGCTCCGAACGCAAGGATAAAGTCCTCGTGCTTATGGTCGAGTATCCTGATTTCCCGCATAATAACATTGGGCCGGATGAATCTGATATGTATTATAAGGATTACACACAACAGCATTATCAGGATATGATTTTCGGAGATGATGGCTATACAGGTCCAGACGGACAAAAATTCATCTCTGTCAAACAATTTTATGAACAGCAGTCAGGGGGAAGCTATACTATCGACGGCCAGGTAGGCGGATGGTATATGGCACAGCATCCTGCAGCCTACTATGGCGGCAATGGTGCAAGCGGAAGTGATGCCAATGCAAGGGGTCTCGTCAAAGAAGCACTTGCTGCAGCAGCAAAGGATCCAAATGTCAACTTGGCTGACTACGATCAGGAAGACCGCTACGATCTTGATGGCGACGGCAACCTTCGCGAACCGGATGGACTTGTTGACCATCTAATGGTGATCCACTCTTCTGTCGGGGAAGAAGCAGGAGGCGGACAGTTGGGTGAAGATGCAATCTGGTCTCATCGCTGGAATTTAGGAAATCCATCTCCAATTGAAGGCACAACAGCAAATGTTCCATACTGGGGCGGTTCAATGGCAGCCTATGATTATACGATTGAACCTGCTGATGGAGCAGCCGGAGTATTTGCACACGAATACGGACATGATTTAGGTCTGCCGGATGAGTATGATACTCAATACACTGGTGCAGGTGAAGCAATCGGCTACTGGTCCATCATGGCAAGCGGAAGCTGGTCAGGTGATGTCCCTGGTACAGAGCCTTCCGGATTCAGTGCATGGTCCAAGGAATTCCTTCAAGCAGCTCACGGCGGCAACTGGCTGAAAGCTGCAGAGGTAAATCTAGAAGATCTCGATAAAAATGGCATGGAAGCTTTATTGGATCAAGCGAATACAAAAGGAACAAATCTGGATGCATTGAGAGTAAATCTTCCGAAGAAAGAAACGGTTGTCAACACTCCATATAGTGGAGACAATGAATATTTCAGCGGAAGCGGCAATAACCTTGATAATTCATTGACATTTGATCTTGATTTAACAAATGGAACATCTGCAGCCTTGAACTTCAAAACATGGTACCAAATCGAAAAAGATTGGGACTACGCTTCAGTTCAGGTAAGAGAGAAGGGTACTAAGGATTGGGCTACAGTAGCTGGAAACATTACAACTACTGCTGATCCAAACGGACAAAACCCAGGCGAAGGAATTACAGGAAGTTCAGACGGCTGGGTGGATGCTCAGTTTGATTTAAGCGCTTTTGCAGGCAAGAATATGGAAGTCAAATTAAATTATTTGACGGACGTTGCTGCCGCTGAGCCAGGATTCTATGTGGACGATTTATCTGCAACTGTAGATGGACAAGTCGTATTAGCCGATAATGCTGATGGCGACCAAGCTGTTGCATTAGATGGATTCGCAAAGAATAACGGAATCAAATTAACAGACCACTATTACTTGCTTGAGTGGAGAAACCACCAAGGCGTAGATACTGGCCTTGCTCATCTTCGCCGAGGCAACAGCCTTATGGAATATGATCCAGGACTCGTTGTATGGTATGTGGATGAAAATTATGATGACAACTGGACAGGCGTCCATCCAGGAGATGGATTCCTTGGAGTAGTCGATGCAGATCAGCATGCGCTGAGCTGGAGCGATAAAACAGTTGCATCAACACGCTACCAAATCCATGATGCTGCATTCAATATCAGCAAAGCAGATAAAATGTTCTTGGATTATACCGATCTTTTAGGAATTACAATGAAAGATAATCAAACAAAAGAAAATCCGTTGTTTGATGACAGTAATAATTATTCCAACAAAGCACTTCCAGACGCTGGACGCAACGTACCGGATTATGGCTTGAAAATCCGCGTTGTTGGCGAAAGCTCAGACCAGTCAGTTGGTAAAGTATTGATCTACAAATAA